The following are encoded in a window of Manihot esculenta cultivar AM560-2 chromosome 8, M.esculenta_v8, whole genome shotgun sequence genomic DNA:
- the LOC110621327 gene encoding REF/SRPP-like protein At3g05500 produces the protein MAEGEGNVNVQQQMVNDEEENLKYLEFVQVAAIHAVVTFTNLYLYAKDKSGPLKPGVETVEGTVKSVVGPVYDKFHDVPNEVLKFVDRKVDESVTSLDRRVPPVVKQVSVQAYSVAREAPGAARAVVSEVHNSGVKETASGLAKTLYTKCEPKAKELYSKYEPKAEQCAVTAWRKLNQLPLFPQVAHVVVPTAAYCSEKYNQTVLSTAEKGYRVSSYLPLVPTERIAKVFSDDVVQSPECVSS, from the exons ATGGCCGAAGGCGAAGGAAACGTGAATGTGCAACAACAGATG GTGAATGATGAAGAAGAGAATCTAAAGTATTTGGAATTTGTGCAAGTGGCTGCAATTCATGCCGTGGTGACCTTCACAAACCTCTACCTTTATGCCAAGGACAAGTCTGGTCCATTGAAGCCTGGTGTTGAGACCGTTGAAGGTACAGTCAAAAGCGTCGTTGGACCTGTCTATGACAAGTTCCATGATGTTCCTAACGAGGTTCTCAAGTTTGTAGATCGCAAG GTTGATGAATCTGTCACTAGTCTGGATCGCCGTGTTCCCCCAGTTGTCAAGCAGGTGTCTGTGCAAGCTTATTCAGTAGCTCGAGAGGCCCCAGGTGCTGCCCGTGCTGTGGTATCTGAAGTTCATAATAGTGGTGTTAAGGAAACTGCATCTGGATTGGCAAAAACTTTGTACACCAAGTGTGAACCCAAGGCCAAGGAGCTTTACTCCAAGTATGAACCAAAAGCAGAGCAATGTGCAGTCACTGCCTGGCGCAAGCTCAATCAGCTGCCGCTCTTCCCTCAAGTGGCACACGTTGTTGTTCCAACTGCAGCTTATTGCTCTGAAAAGTACAACCAGACAGTACTTAGCACTGCTGAGAAGGGATACAGAGTTTCCTCTTATCTGCCTTTGGTGCCTACAGAGAGAATTGCGAAGGTTTTTAGCGATGATGTGGTTCAATCCCCAGAATGTGTTTCCAGCTGA
- the LOC110620835 gene encoding protein RALF-like 33 codes for MANLLTSSFMICAALFILISMNASTTVHGGGDHQHQLGWIPIRSSCKGSIAECLASNGEEFELDSEISRRILATSSYISYGALQRNTVPCSRRGASYYNCQPGAQANPYSRGCSAITRCRS; via the coding sequence ATGGCCAACTTGTTAACTTCTTCTTTCATGATTTGTGCTGCCTTGTTCATCTTGATCTCGATGAACGCATCGACCACCGTTCACGGAGGTGGGGACCACCAGCACCAACTGGGATGGATACCCATCAGATCATCCTGCAAAGGGTCTATAGCAGAGTGTTTGGCCAGTAATGGGGAGGAGTTTGAATTGGACTCAGAGATCAGCAGGCGCATTTTAGCAACAAGTAGCTACATCAGCTATGGTGCACTGCAGAGAAACACTGTGCCTTGCTCTAGGAGAGGAGCGTCCTACTACAATTGCCAGCCTGGGGCTCAGGCCAACCCCTACAGCCGTGGCTGCAGCGCCATTACAAGGTGCAGGAGttga
- the LOC110620834 gene encoding cell cycle checkpoint control protein RAD9A codes for MEFCLSGNALRTFGRSITCLARIGNELAMQASPSQLTLHTINSSRSAYQSITFKSSFFDMYTISGTQVQCSLLLKAICSVLRTPIQTINQLNVRLPDPDSSKVQWTLECHSGMRKAYSITCNVEPDIQHLSLDRRKFPSSFVVRPRDLNRLLANFQSSLQEITVIATEPASIPTDAASEIGGKAVELRSYIDPTKDNDSALHTQLWIDPAEEFVQYSHTGDPVDVTFGVKELKAFLAFCEGCEVDIHLYFEKAGEPILMAPKFGLDDGSSSNFDATLVLATMLISQLREGNSSEPPQGATTTHVQAVCGTGSQPQARCRANASEHPSDHTRIWSELSGSAARSGSGTDERQAQGQRNLNATEQREIQRISMMQISKDASAQVNEPAGPRCHPMEEHQKEAQDGPEIDGHGFSQRHPSNWVDAAEDDDDDGDENELCVQSTPPYYEEH; via the exons ATGGAGTTTTGTCTCAGCGGAAACGCGCTCAGGACCTTTGGGCGGTCCATCACTTGCCTCGCGCGTATCGGAAACGAGCTCGCCATGCAAGCCTCTCCTTCTCAG CTCACACTTCACACCATTAATTCATCGCGCTCGGCCTATCAATCTATCACATTCAAGTCCAGCTTCTTTGATATGTATACAATTTCCGGTACACAAGTCCAATGCAGCTTGCTCTTAAAG GCCATTTGTTCTGTTCTTAGGACTCCTATTCAAACTATTAATCAGCTCAATGTACGGTTGCCTGATCCTGATTCATCAAAAGTGCAATGGACTTTGGAGTGCCACAGTG GGATGAGAAAAGCCTATTCAATTACTTGCAATGTTGAGCCCGACATACAACATTTATCTCTTGATAGAAGAAAATTTCCAAGCAGCTTTGTGGTGAGGCCTCGAGATCTCAACAGACTGCTAGCCAATTTTCAATCATCACTCCAGGAGATCACTGTCATTGCAACAGAACCTGCTTCCATACCTACTGATGCTGCAAGTGAAATTGGCGGAAAAGCTGTTGAACTAAGAAGTTATATAGACCCTACAAAAG ATAATGACTCTGCACTACATACTCAGCTGTGGATAGATCCTGCTGAAGAATTTGTTCAGTATTCTCACACAGGAGACCCTGTGGATGTGACATTTGGTGTGAAGGAATTGAAG GCATTCCTAGCTTTCTGTGAGGGCTGTGAAGTGGACATTCATCTATATTTTGAAAAAGCTGGAGA GCCTATTTTAATGGCGCCAAAATTTGGTTTAGATGATGGATCCAGTTCAAATTTTGATGCTACACTTGTACTAGCTACCATGCTCATATCACAGCTCCGTGAAGGCAATTCCTCAGAACCTCCACAAGGGGCTACCACTACACATGTTCAGGCTGTGTGTGGGACTGGGTCGCAGCCACAAGCAAGGTGTAGAGCAAATGCTTCTGAGCATCCTTCTGATCACACCAGAATTTGGTCTGAACTTTCAG GAAGTGCAGCAAGAAGTGGTAGTGGTACTGATGAAAGACAGGCTCAAGGACAAAGAAACTTGAATGCTACTGAACAGAGGGAAATACAAAGGATTAGCATGATGCAAATATCAAAAGATGCATCTGCTCAAGTAAATGAGCCTGCAGGTCCAAG GTGCCATCCTATGGAAGAGCATCAAAAGGAAGCCCAAG ATGGGCCAGAAATTGATGGTCATGGTTTTTCACAACGACATCCAAGCAACTGGGTAGACGCAGCTGAGGACGATGACGACGATGGAGATGAAAATGAATTGTGTGTTCAGTCAACACCTCCATATTATGAAGAACACTAG
- the LOC110620223 gene encoding 40S ribosomal protein S21-2, whose product MQNEEGQNMDLYIPRKCSATNRLITSKDHASVQLNIGHLDANGHYTGQFTTFALSGFVRAQGDADSALDRLWQKKKVEHRQQ is encoded by the exons ATGCAGAACGAAGAGGGTCAGAATATGGATCTCTACATCCCCAGGAAATG CTCTGCAACAAACAGGCTCATCACCTCCAAGGATCACGCTTCTGTCCAGCTTAACATTGGGCACTTGGATGCCAATGGCCACTACACTGGTCAATTTACCACTTTTGCTCTCTCTGGTTTCGTCCGAGCTCAG GGTGATGCTGACAGTGCCCTGGACAGACTTTGGCAAAAGAAGAAGGTTGAACATCGCCAACAATAG